The DNA segment GGGTGTCCGATATCCAGCGCTTCACCGGGAGCGCTGATGTTCAGGTACGTGCCTGTCGTGCTGAATGCCGAGTATTTCCAGATGTTTGGAGCGCGGGGCGTGACCGAGGCGACGGCCAGCATGGGCAAACCCACCTGTGAACCGCTGGCCTGGGTGTAGGCGGCTGGAAACTCCGGGAGGTTCTCGGTCTGCCCCTGGTTGCCGCCTGCCGCGACCACCACCACGCCCTGAGAGGTCGCCCAGTTGAGAACTGCGTGGATACCGTTGATGGGTATGGGGCCGCCAAGACTGAGGTTAATGACCAGTTTGCGGGCCGGAACCTGATTCAGCGCGAAGCACAGACCGCGCAGGACATCGCGGGTGTTGCAGCTCGCCAGTCCGGGCGAACCCTCGGCACAGACCTTGATGGGCAGCACGCGGGCCTGCGTGGCGACGCCGTGCTGGTTTCCAGCGGCCAGAATGGCGACCTGCGTGCCGTGACCTTCCCAGAAATCGGCAGCGTTCGTAAAAGTGGTCTGCGGATTAAAGGGGAACAGAGCATTCATGGCCTTGTCTGTGCGGCCTGCCAGTTCATTCAGACTGTCGATGCTGGACGTGAAGCCGGTGTCCAGCACGGCGATGGTGATGCCCTTGCCTTTGAGAACAGTGGATCCTGCGCCCAGACCCAGGGCGGTCCTGGGAATGACAGGCGAATGGATGTAATGGAAGCTGGAGGCGGCATTACTGGAGGCAGCGCTGCCAGGAAGCGTGGACTGCACCTGTTTGGGAGCGCCATAGGTGCTTATCGGATCGGGATACCACAGGGCGTTCCCACCGATCTGGAGGAGGGCGTTCAGGGCCACTTCCAGACTGACACCGGGGTTGAGTTTCAGTTCGGCTAGCGTCCCGCCGCAGGGTGATCCCTTGCTCTGGGCCGCAGGAAGCACCTCCCGTGTGGTGACCTTACCGATGGCCTGAACCGCAGGACTGTTTAACAGCGCGTCTGCCTCTGACACGCTCAGACGTGGGTTGACGAGCAACTGCACTTTGCCGGGTTCCACAGCCTGTAACGGGGCGATGCTGGCGGGCGGCAGAACATCCACTTCCCGGCTGGTCAGGGTCAGGTTGTCGGCAGCGTTCACGAAGTTCAGGGTGTGCCGTCCCGGTGTGGTGCTGCTGGGAATGGTCACGGTAACGGCAATATCTTCAATTGTCGCTGTCATGCCGCCCACCTTGACCGTCCGGCCTCTGATCTCTGGGACACTCAAGATCAGGGGCTGTCCAGCACGGGCATAGGCGTCTGGGCGGCTGCTGCCCGCAATGGGTGAGAGGCCAGTGCCACCCGCCGCACCCAGGGTCAGGGCCAGGGCAAGAATCGAACTCCAGGTGTATCGTTTCATGGGCTTCCTCCAGCCAGATCGTCCCGTCAATGATATAGACGCTTCTCGGCATATCGCGAGCATGTCATCCCCCCCCTGAACGCCCCCTGAACGCCTCGCGCTGCTCCCTGAAATACACAGCGAGATCGTCGTGGCCTGCACCTTCCAGAAGACTCAGGGCCTCCTCGATCAGAGGCAAGCTCTCCTGTAACTCGGCCAGGTTGCCTAGCGACAGCGCCAGCAGGCGGACTTCACCGCCCTGCCGGGCAGCGTGAATAGCCTGACTGTAAGCGTTGGCGGCCTGGTCCGCTCTCCCCAGTTTGTGATGGAGGACGCCCACGTTGTTCCACGCGGCGGCAGCCGTGGAGAGATCCTGTCGGCTCTCGGCGTTGGTGGCAGCTTGCTGGGCGTAGGCTAGGGCATCGGTCCATTGATCCTGGGCCTCCAGAATCCAGCCGATATCCAGCAGCACGGTGGCTGGAAGCTGATTCAGCGAAGACTCCTGCATCTCGCGCAGCAAGGGGCCAACGTCTCTGCCAAGTTTCTGCATGGCAATCGCCTGGCAGCACACCAGTTTCAGCCGCATCAGGTCGTCGTCTAACAGCATGAACAGAGCGGCAGAGCGCTGGGCGCAGTCATGGGCCTGTGCGTAGTCCTGGGCAGCCAGAGCCAGCGCCGCCAGCAGGTTATAAGCCTGCGCCCGCGCTTCCATGTCGCCGTTCAGGCCAGCGTTCGCCAGGGTCGTCGCGCCCGCCCGGTCACCCAGTCGCCACACGGCGCGGCCCCGGAAGACCTGCACCAGCGGCGTGTCTGGCAACTCACTCAGCACCTTCAGGGCTTCTTTGTGCTGACCCAGGGCGTCCAGCGCTCGGCCCAGCAGCAGGCGAGTTTCTGGCGACTGCGCGTGCGGGCGCAGCAGGGCGTGGGCCTCGACCTGGCGGTCTTCGGCCAGCAGCGCGCGGGTACGGTCAGCGAGCACCGCCTGGAAACCGGGGAGGTCGCTTGAACCCGTCAGCATGTGCGCACGCAGGTAATGCGGCAGGGCGTCTGCGGGCAGCAGGTGCGGGGCCAGCAGGGTCAGCACCTCGGTTTCCAGGCTGGGCTGGGTGTCCAGCCAGGCGCGCAGGGCAGCGGGGGCGGTGGGCCGGGTGCCGTCCAGCAGACAGGCGCGGTTCAGGCGTTCCAGGGCGGCGGCCATATCCTCGCCGCCCAGTTCCAGCGCCGCCTGTGTGGCCTTCAGGTCGGGCGTCTCCTGAATGCCCAGACACGCCAGAAGCTGCCGCGCACGGGGTGGATGCAGCGCCAGCAGATGCGCGTAGGCGTCGGCCAGCGACAGATTCTGGCGGTGGGCATGAATCAGGGCAGGAATGCCACCCGTGAGTGGCAGCTCCCCAGCTCGCAAAGCGCTCAGCGGACGTAGCGTCAGTTCCGGCAGAGGCAGGGGGGGCCGTTCACGGCTGCCGATCACCAGGGGCGGGCCAGCGTGCGTGGCTGCCAGCGCCAGCAGAACGCGGCGAGAGTCGGGGTCACACGCTTCCCAGTCGTCGATCAGCAGCGGCTCTGAGCGGGCACTCAGCACCTGCGCCCAGGCGCTTTCGGTGACTGGGCCGGGATGGGGCACCTCTGGCAGGGCCAGCAGCGTCGCGTGGGGCCGCCCGCCCTGCCCACGCAGCAGCGTTCCCACCGACGCGGCCAGCAGGGCACTCTTGCCGATCCCGGCGGGGCCAAGCAACCACAGCGTCTGACCCGGCGGCACCTCCATGATCCGGGCCAGCTCGGCCTGACGACCTGTCAAGGACACGCTGGGCGCATGCAGCGCGACACCCAGCTCGGCAGCTTGACGCTCCAGCAGGGCGGCGTCCGGGTGCCTCTCGGCGGCCAGCAGATTGTGAAGTTCTCCGAAGGTCTCGGGATCAGGTGGGGCAGCTCCAGGAACGGCGTAGGCCAGGGCAGCCCAAACACCGGCGCCTCCAGTTCCGGCGTCCACGGCGGCGCGGGCCTGACCCAGCAGCAGACGGCGGTAAGCATCCGCGCCCGACTCACGCGTGGCGAGCAACCATTCGGCCAGATCGTCGGACAGATCGCCCGCCCCAATCCCAGCAGCGAAAGCGCCCCGGTAAATCCTACGGGCCTGGTCAAGATCCTGGCTGCGGCAGGCGCGCAACAGGTCGCTCACATCGCATTCCAGCGGGGTTGCCACCTGGGTATCGGTGACACGCAGCAGGTCTGCCGAAACGTGCCGGAGCTGCCCCAGCGCCACCGAAAGGCTGTTCATGGGGTCTGCGGCATCTGGCCAGAACTGCCGGGCCAGCGTGCGGCGTTCCTGGGTGCCCCGCAGAGACAGATAGGCCAGCAGCAACAGGGGCTTCTCACGCCGGAAGGCCGTCCCCTGAAGCTCCAGCGGGCCAAAGGTGAGTAATTTCACCACGCGTTTATCCTATCGCCCTTTGCGCTGACCTGTGGAGCGGTCTGCCTGGTGGCCCCTGCTCCATCCATTCGCAACGTCTACACACCTCTATCCCCGCAGTCTTACTCCCACGTCTCCCCCACTCCGGGCACGTCCAGGCCGCCCAGGGCGTCGTAGCGCAGGCCCAGCAGTTGCCCCGCCCCGTTCCAGCCGCTCAGCATGCTCAGCGGGACGCCGCCGCCGGGATGCACCGTGCCGCCCACCTGCGCCAGATTGCGAATCTGGGGAACCGTCCAGCCGGGGCGCAGGCTGCCGGTCAGGCCGTGCGGCGCGCGTCCGTACAATGCGCCGCCCTGTGAGACGCGGGCGTAATCGGCGGGACCGAGGGGCAGCCAGTCCTCCACATCTAAAGGAAAGCGTTCCTGCAAAAGCTTGAGCAACAGCAGCCCATAGGCGCGTGGATCGTCTTCCAGTTCCGGTCTGGGGGGCGCGTTGACCAGCAGGAAGGCGCGCTGGCCGTCCAGATGCAGGTACAGCGTAGGATCGCGCGGCAGGCGTCCAGCGCGGATGTCCTGCCACTCGCGGGCGTACTGCGCAGGCCAGAAGATGTGGTGGGCGCGGCCCATGTCCTCTTTCAGGTGCAGTTGCAGGGCAAAGCCGCTGACGCCGCGCGGGGTGGGTTTTTCCTGCACGCCCAGCCAGCCCAGCGTCAGTGCACGGTCCGCCGCACTGACCCAGGCGTCGGCGGCGAAGGCCCCCCGGTCCGTGTGTGCGCCCAGCACGCGCCCGCCGTGAACGATGAGTTGCCGCACCCGCGTACCGTATTCAAAGCGGACGCCCAGTTCCACGGCCTTGTCGTGCAACCGTTCGGCCAGCGCCAGCAACCCTCCCTGCATGTGCCACACGCCGTAGCCCAGCTCCACCCAGGCGATGTTGTGCAGCACGGCAGGAGCACGGTAAGGGTCCGCCCCCAGGTAAGTGGCGAAGCGCAGCCAGAACGGCGACATGAACGGCCCCGAACGGGTGTAGCGGGCCAGCGTCGTTCCAGGCGCGGCCCGTATACCGCGTGTCAGGGCATACCGGGCCAATCGCGCCTGCGTGGGCGGCGGCGCGAACAGAAAGGTGGGCGCGGCGTCCAGATACATCTGGCGGGCAGAGGCCAGCAGCGTGGTGTAGCGCTTGCCCTCCGTCTTTGAAAGCTGCGCCAGCGTCGGCTCCAGGCTGCCCGCCACATGCAGGGCCTCGGGGGCGAAGATGCGGCCCTCACCGGGTTTAGAGGCGTGCGCGTGGTAGGTGGTGGTGGGGCGGGCAGCCTCCAGTTCGGGGGCGGGCAGTTCCAGGCGTTCGTGCAGCGCTCGGAAAATCTGCGGCATGGTGACCACCGTGGGGCCGCTGGAGAAATCCTCGTAGCCCAGCGCCGCCTTGCCTCCGGGGCGTTCCAGCGCGTCCAGCACGGTTACCTGCGCCCCGGCCTGCGCCAGCCGCAGCGCCGCCGCCAGCCCCGCGAAGCCCGCACCGATCACCGCGACATGCCTGGGAGCGTTCTTCAAACCCGCGTTTTCCTGTTGGTCCTACTGTTCATGCCCAGAGGATAATGCGGACTGCGGGGCAGAGCAGTCACTTTTGCACGCTGATGGAATAGGCGAGCAGTTCCTCGCGGCTCAGGGTCTTTCCACCCTTCAGCACGCTGAGGCTGCCGCCCGGCCCGGCAGACTGGCCCACTTCCAGCACGTACTGATAGCCCGCGTTGTCCCAGACATAACGCTCGTGGCCCCCGTTGGTGCGGGTGTGCGTGCCGCCCGCGAGCTGAATGCCAGGAGTGCCGTCACGGTTGCGGCTGGCGTAGGTGACTTTCCCGCCGCTCTCCCAGACGATGACCGTGTGCCTCGCGGTGGCGGCCAGCACGGTGGCCTGCGGCACGTATCGGCACTGGAAACGGCCTGCCGGAACGACGTATTCGTTGATGTGGGTCATGCGATAAGCAGGATCGGTGGTGTTCTCTACGTTGCTGCTGTGAATGAAGTATCTGGGAGTCTGGCTCGGCGTCTGCCCGGCGGGTGTCAGCGGCGTGTAAATCTGGCCCGCGCCAGGATCGGGATGGCCCAGTTGCCAGTTCTGGACGTTGATCTTTCCGCCCACCCACTGCGCCAGTTTTACCGCGTCGCCAGAATTGGCCGGAGCCGTGACCGCCAGCACCCGCCCCGGCGTGTCGCACCACGATTGAACGGGCTGCCAGCCGCCGACATTGGCGTATGAAGATTCCTGCCACTGCGCCTGGGCCTGTGCGCTGCCTGCCAGGGCGAGGGCCAGTAAAAGCGTGCGTTTCATGCGCCTAGCCTCGGCCCGTTTGCTGAGGTGAAGCTGATGGGCAGGGCCATCAAAAGCTAATCCCTTTCCCCTCCACCCTGCGGGTATTCACGGCCCTTCCAGACCACCCGCCGCCGCGCCGCCCTCAGATACACCGGGAGCGCCAGCAGCGGCGTGACTGGCCCCAGCAGCCCTTCCAGCAAGTCGGCGGGTCTGCGGCGGCCCGCGATCAGGGCCACGGCGGTTCGTTCCAGCAGCCCCAGCACGCGCAAGGCCCTTGCCCCCGGCACTGGCAGCCCCAACACAGGCAGCAACCACGGCAGCGTATACACCGCCAGATGGGCCACCGCGCTCAGCAGCAGCAGCGGGCGCGAATGCAGGTGGATGGGCAGCACGTTCTTGGAAAAGCCGCGCACCGAGTCCGGGTACGAGCGGTACATCCGCACGCCGATGACGTTCTGCCCCAGCGCCGAGGCCACCCGGCCCCCACGGGCCTTTAAACGTCGGGCCAGTTGCATGTCTTCCAGCAGTTCCCGGCGCACCAGCGCGTAGCCCCCGGCCCCTTCCAGCGCCACGCGGCGAAAGGCCATGACCTGCCCGTTGGCAATCGTGGCGGCGGCCTGCGGCTGCCTGATGGCCGGATAGGGGAAGTAGGACAGCACGGCGGCGTCCACCAGCGGCGTCAGCAGGCGCTCGCCCAGAGTCTGATTCGCCTGACGCGGCTGCACGCTCAGCAAGTCGGCCCCGGATGCCTCCAGCTCATGCAACACCGCCCCCAGCGCGCCCGCGTGCCACGTCACATCCGCGTCGGTGAAGATCAGAATGTCGCCCGACGCCAGGATGGAGAGTTGCTGACAGGCCCACGGTTTGCCGAACCAGCCGGGGGGCAGAGGTTGGCCCTGAATGACCCGCGCGCCCAGCCCAGACGCAATCTCTGCCGTGCCATCGGTGCTGCTGTCGTCCAGCACGATCACTTCGTCTGCGCCCTGCGCCAGCACGCCGGGGAGAGTGTGGGGCAGGTTGGCGGCCTCGTCGCGGGCCGGAATCAGGATGGAGATGCGGGGGCCACTGCGGGGCGTGGGGCGTGGGCGCAGGCGCGGAAAATGCACGGCATTGATCATCAGCACCGCCGCCTTTCCCGCCAGCCACGCGAAGGCGAAGGTGTGGTAGGCGCGGGCAATGGGCTTCATTGGTCCCCCGTGATCAGCGTCAGCAGGCGGGCAGGCCAGTCCACCTCATCGCTGCCGCTGGCCCGTCCGGCCATCACACGCAGGTAGCCCGCCAGCGGTTGCTCCGGGTCACTGGAGGCGAGTTCAGCGTCCAGCAGGCTCAATTCGTGCGCCAATGCTTCGGCCAGATCAGTTTTCGCCGCCCCTATTCGCAGATATGCCTCCGGCCATTGCCCGCCGCGCATCACCACGCGCAGGGCCACGGGAATCAGGGGGACGCCCGCCGTCCGCGCGATCCACGCCGCGCCGGGTTGCAACTCGGCCAGGGGTCCGGGTGGCTGCACGGCTCCCTCTGCGAAGACTGCCACCCATGCACCATCCTGCGCACTCCGCGCCGCTTCGCGTACCCGGCCCGCCTCCAGTGCGCCCATGCGCCGCAGGAAGGGAAAGCGCCCCAATTGCCGCGCCGACATCAGCACCCGAAAGTCCGCGCCCGCCCACCACGCCAGTTCGCGCAGCACGTAGCCGTCCCACCAGGAATTGTGGTTGGGCACCAGAACCGCGCCGCCTGCTGGCAGGGAACCGCGCACCCACACGCCACCCAGCCCAGCGTGCAGGCTCTGGCGAATGCTGTGCTTCAGAACGGGGGTGGCCCAGGGAGCGCGGTCAGGCACGCTTCCCCCTCACCGCCCGCGCCAGCCCCAGACCCAGCAACATTGCCCCCAGGGTGACGATGGCCTCCAGATAGCGGCCCACCAGCACCAAGCCGCCGGGGAGGAAGAAGGCTTCAATCGGGTAAGCGACGGCGAAATTGAATGAGGTTGGGGGAACCCTGTTGCCACCAGGGAGAGAAGAGAAAAAGACCCCCGGCCCGATTTTCAGCAGCACCCATGAAATGCCACTTGCCACCGCCCACCAGCCCAGAAAGTTCTGCAACGGAGCGCCCGCCCAGATGGGATTCGGATCACTCCACAGCCAGTAGCGCTGGGCGGTCATCAGCGGTTCCAGACCCACGTCCCACAGCGCCAGCAGCAGCCCAGCCAGCCACGCCCGCCCGCCCGCCAACAGCAGGCCCGCCAGCGTCAGGGCGAACCAGCCCAATGGAACCATCAGCGGCACACCGAGGATTAAAGGCTCGGGGGCGGTGGCGTAGGAGTAGATGCCAAAGGGGAAGCCAGTGCGGGTGCCGATCACTTCCGCGCTCAGGCCCAGGCCACAGGCCAGCGCGGCCATCAGCCAGGAACGGCCCCAGCCCACGCGCTCGGCGGCATACAGGAGCGCACCCACGAACAACGCCGCCGTACTCGCCAGCCCCAGCACGCCGAAGCCCTCCGGCCACAGCGGCACAGGAACGTGCAGAAGGGCGTACAGGGCAATCAGCCACATCCACGGGCGCGTCTCGGAAATGAGTTGTCGTGTCCGGTCTTGCAGCGTTCTGGAGAATCCGCTGCCCAGCGCGTCTCCTGCCAGCGCCAGAAGGCCGGAGAGCGGCACGCCAATAGCGATCAGCGCCCAGCCTGCACTCCGATCTGTCAGGACCAGCAGCGCACCCGCAAAAGCAATACCCAGCGCGGCGAAGGCGAGGCCAGTACGGAGAATGGTGGGCGGGAGGTGGGTCAAGGTCAGTCCTCAGCAGACAGAGGCATAAATTGCCCCAGCATCGTGAAGTAGTGCTGGGTTGCGTCTGAGACATTCTGTGGCAGTGCCTTGCGCAGCCACCAACGCGCCTCCCGAGCATCGTCACCTGCCTTTACTTCATCGCCTGAGTCATCGGCGGTAAAAAAGTGTGTTTCCCAATCCACCCGATTTCCGTCCGGGTAGGTGTGCGGGTGCTGGAACACGGCAAGTGGACGGAGAACGCCGACGCTCAGGCCAGTTTCCTCGGCCAGTTCGCGCCGTGCTGCGGCCTCTGGAGTCTCGCCGGATTCCAGCCCCCCACCTGGCACGTCCCACAGGCTGTTGTCTCTTCGCCGGATCAGCAAAATTGCTTCGTCCTTCAAGACAGCCACGCCCGCTCCCACGCGCCTCACTTCCAGCCTCTCCGCGTCAGATCCTTGACCAGCACCTGCGCGGCATTCCTTCCACTCGCCCCCATGATTCCGCCGCCTGGGTGGGTGCTGGCTCCGGTGAGGTACATGCCCTTCAGGCCCGGCCATTTGTATTGGCTGGCGCGCATCCACGGGCGGAAGGAGAACATCTGGTCAAAGCTCATTTCCAGGTGCATCACGTTGCCCCGGTGCAGACCCAGGTTGGTCTCCAGCCACTGCGGCGTCTGCACCAGCTCGCCCACAATCGTGTCGCGCGTGCCGGGCGCGTAATGCTCAAAGGCGTTCAGGATGTTCTCGCGCGCCTCGGCAGTGCGGGTTTCCCAGGAGCCGGAGGACAGCTCATACGGGTAATACTGTGCCCACAGCCACAGCGCCTCGCCACCGGGGGGGGCCAGTGAATCGTCCACGGCGCTAAAGCTCATGGCGATCAGGGGCGGGTCTTTCGTCGGTTCTCCGGCCAGATATTGCCCGTAACCCGTCATCAGTTGCTGCTCGTTCTTGATCAGCAGGCCCAGGCCCACGCGGCTGTCGGGTTCGGTGTGGTGGCGGTACTTGACCTGCTCGGACAGGGCCAGACGCAGCACCATGCCAAAGCCGTTGCCCACACGCACATTTTTGGCAGACTCGGGGACGAATTCATCCGGCATCGCCCCGGCGGTAGTCAGAATGTGCGTCCCAGACACGACGGCGCGGGCGGTGTACGTGTCGCCGTTCTCCAGCCGGATGCCCTGCGCTTTTCCATCTTTAACCAGAATGTCCTTGACTGGCGCGTTGACAAAAACCTCGCCACCATCGGCCTCAATCGCGCGTTTCAGCGCCTGGGTCAGTCCGCCGCTGCCGCCCTTGGGCCGGGCCACGCCGCCCTCGTGATAGAGCGGGTGCCACAGCAGAAAGGGCGCACTGAGCGGGTCTGTCGGCGGCGGCCCGCTCTGGGCGGCCATCCAGGTCAGCGGCGCACGCACGCGCTCGTCGGTGAAGTATTCCTTCGCCACCTCGCCGTAAGGCTTAAGAATACGCGGCAACTGCTCCATCCAGTCGCGGCCCTTGCCCGAACTGACCATCATCTTGCCCATATCCAGCGGGCCGGGCGCGGAGTTGAACAGATCGGCCACGCTGCGGGCAAACGGCGTCCAGTCGTCCAGAAAGCGGGTATACGCCTCGCCCTGGCCGGGGAACAGGGCTTCCAGTTCGCGGGCCGTTCGCCCGGCATCGCGGTGGATAAACCACGGGGTTTCGCCGTCGTAGGCGTGGAACATCGGGTCCACTTCCAGGTAGTGCAGGCCGTGGCGGGTCAGCTCCAGCTCGCGCACCACCGGGGTCATGCGAATCAGGATGTGGGCGCTGCCGCCGTAGTCGAAGCGGTAGCCAGGCACCAGCTCCTCGGTACTCACCGCTCCACCGACGATGTGCCGCCGCTCGAAGACGCCCACTTTCAGTCCAGCCTTGGCCGCGTAGGCCGCCGTTACCAGCGCGTTGTGGCCCGCGCCCATCACGATCACGTCAAAATCCGGCATCCAGTCAAGTGTGCCATGAAGAGCGTGGGACGGACGGGAAGCAATGCGCCAGATGGCCGATGCAGGCCACGCCCCGAACCTCTCAAACTGGAACATGCCATCTTTCACCGTCCGCCGCCTCAGCTCTGGCGATGAGCAGGCCCTAGCCCTCGTCGCCCGCGAGGAAACCGACTTCACGGGCGAGGAATCCAGCCCGCCGTTGGCTCCGGCAGATGCCCGCGCTTACCTGTCCGATCCTGCTGTGTGGCACTGGCACGCCGAGGCGGACGGTCAGCCCATCGGCTTTCTGCTGGCCTATGTCCACCCTCAGCGGCACGGCGAGGCCCGGCACGTCATGTTCGACGAGATCGGCGTGCGCGAGGGCTGGCGGCGTAGAGGCGTGGGCCGCGCACTGGTAGACGCTTTGCACAAGCAGATGCGCGCCGAGGGGATACAGGAAGTCTGGGTGCTGGCCGACAACCCGGAGGCGGGGGCGTTTTACGAGGCTTGTGGATATGCAGTGGATGAGGTACAGGGCGTGATGCTCTCGCACTCTGTTGCTGACAGAGAAGCGTAAGACCCGGTCCCGTACACTGCCTCCATGTTTGGCAACCGCCGCGTGCCCCCCCACATCGTCCTGATCTTCAGCGTGTTGCTGGGGGCGTTGTGCGCGGTGGGAGCCTTTTTCGCCATGCGTTCGGGAAGCTGGCTGTGGGCCGGGCTGGCGCTGGTGCTGGCGATATGGTTCGTCGTGGACGCCGTGCGCTCCTACGGCTGGAACGAGAGTAAGAAGCGGCTGGCCGCAGAGAAACAGGCCGCCGCCCGCTGATTTAATCTTTCTCGCGCCTGAGCCAGAACCGCATGGGCTTTGGCGTTTCTGCTGTCTCGGCCACGTCCTGCCAGCTCATGGTGGTTTGTAAATCAGGCCGCTCGATATAGCCACGCGCAGCCCAAAAGGCATTGAGCGGGCGGTAATCGGCAGGCCGGGCCGGATGCTCTTCTGGCCTTTGCACGGCGCAGAAGGCGCTCACGTCCAGCCCCAGCCGCCGCGCATGGGCCTCGCGCCCATCGAAAAACGCGTGCCCCAGCCCGCGCCCCCGGTACTCGGGCAGCAGCACGCTCTCGCCCAGATACAGCACGTCGGACACGTCAAATTCAGGGGGTTCAAACGGTGCCCTGATTTCCGGCGTCTCGTGGATCAGCGGCACGGCGGTACTCGCGCCGACCACCTTCCCGCCGTCGCGGGCCAGAATAATCACGGCATCACGGGCGTCCAGGTAAGTTTGCAGGTAGGCCTCCTCGTATTCGGGAGTGCCACCGTACAGGTACGGAAAGGCGCGGAAAACCTGCGCCCGCAACCGTGCCAGATCGCCTAAGAAGGGGCGCAGGTCCGGGCCGCTCAACGCCGTGACGTCAATGCTCAGCCGCCCACCTGCCGGGTCCAGTCCTGAAGGTTGTAGTAGTTGGTCACGCGGGTGATCAGGCCGCCGTGGACCTCGAAGAACGCGCCCACCGGCAGCGCATATTCCTGGCCCTTCGCGGGGGGCAGATCAGCGTCGGTCTTCAGGTACTCGCCGTGGATCACGAATTCAGCGGCGGCGCGCAGGCCGTCGGAGCTGGCCATCACGGTCAGGTCACGGGCTTCCTCACGGTAGTGGGTGTCCATGTGGGCCAGAAAGGCACGGAAGGCGTCCTTGCCCAGCTCG comes from the Deinococcus sp. AJ005 genome and includes:
- a CDS encoding NUDIX domain-containing protein — translated: MRRVGAGVAVLKDEAILLIRRRDNSLWDVPGGGLESGETPEAAARRELAEETGLSVGVLRPLAVFQHPHTYPDGNRVDWETHFFTADDSGDEVKAGDDAREARWWLRKALPQNVSDATQHYFTMLGQFMPLSAED
- a CDS encoding carotenoid biosynthesis protein; this encodes MTHLPPTILRTGLAFAALGIAFAGALLVLTDRSAGWALIAIGVPLSGLLALAGDALGSGFSRTLQDRTRQLISETRPWMWLIALYALLHVPVPLWPEGFGVLGLASTAALFVGALLYAAERVGWGRSWLMAALACGLGLSAEVIGTRTGFPFGIYSYATAPEPLILGVPLMVPLGWFALTLAGLLLAGGRAWLAGLLLALWDVGLEPLMTAQRYWLWSDPNPIWAGAPLQNFLGWWAVASGISWVLLKIGPGVFFSSLPGGNRVPPTSFNFAVAYPIEAFFLPGGLVLVGRYLEAIVTLGAMLLGLGLARAVRGKRA
- a CDS encoding S8 family serine peptidase, with the protein product MKRYTWSSILALALTLGAAGGTGLSPIAGSSRPDAYARAGQPLILSVPEIRGRTVKVGGMTATIEDIAVTVTIPSSTTPGRHTLNFVNAADNLTLTSREVDVLPPASIAPLQAVEPGKVQLLVNPRLSVSEADALLNSPAVQAIGKVTTREVLPAAQSKGSPCGGTLAELKLNPGVSLEVALNALLQIGGNALWYPDPISTYGAPKQVQSTLPGSAASSNAASSFHYIHSPVIPRTALGLGAGSTVLKGKGITIAVLDTGFTSSIDSLNELAGRTDKAMNALFPFNPQTTFTNAADFWEGHGTQVAILAAGNQHGVATQARVLPIKVCAEGSPGLASCNTRDVLRGLCFALNQVPARKLVINLSLGGPIPINGIHAVLNWATSQGVVVVAAGGNQGQTENLPEFPAAYTQASGSQVGLPMLAVASVTPRAPNIWKYSAFSTTGTYLNISAPGEALDIGHPYLYSGTSFAAPLVAGAAALVKGANLANLPPPAAVRAFMLTSSRVLQVQNGKPMLRLSGY
- a CDS encoding NAD(P)/FAD-dependent oxidoreductase, with amino-acid sequence MKNAPRHVAVIGAGFAGLAAALRLAQAGAQVTVLDALERPGGKAALGYEDFSSGPTVVTMPQIFRALHERLELPAPELEAARPTTTYHAHASKPGEGRIFAPEALHVAGSLEPTLAQLSKTEGKRYTTLLASARQMYLDAAPTFLFAPPPTQARLARYALTRGIRAAPGTTLARYTRSGPFMSPFWLRFATYLGADPYRAPAVLHNIAWVELGYGVWHMQGGLLALAERLHDKAVELGVRFEYGTRVRQLIVHGGRVLGAHTDRGAFAADAWVSAADRALTLGWLGVQEKPTPRGVSGFALQLHLKEDMGRAHHIFWPAQYAREWQDIRAGRLPRDPTLYLHLDGQRAFLLVNAPPRPELEDDPRAYGLLLLKLLQERFPLDVEDWLPLGPADYARVSQGGALYGRAPHGLTGSLRPGWTVPQIRNLAQVGGTVHPGGGVPLSMLSGWNGAGQLLGLRYDALGGLDVPGVGETWE
- a CDS encoding glycosyltransferase family 2 protein, which codes for MKPIARAYHTFAFAWLAGKAAVLMINAVHFPRLRPRPTPRSGPRISILIPARDEAANLPHTLPGVLAQGADEVIVLDDSSTDGTAEIASGLGARVIQGQPLPPGWFGKPWACQQLSILASGDILIFTDADVTWHAGALGAVLHELEASGADLLSVQPRQANQTLGERLLTPLVDAAVLSYFPYPAIRQPQAAATIANGQVMAFRRVALEGAGGYALVRRELLEDMQLARRLKARGGRVASALGQNVIGVRMYRSYPDSVRGFSKNVLPIHLHSRPLLLLSAVAHLAVYTLPWLLPVLGLPVPGARALRVLGLLERTAVALIAGRRRPADLLEGLLGPVTPLLALPVYLRAARRRVVWKGREYPQGGGERD
- a CDS encoding lysophospholipid acyltransferase family protein, with protein sequence MPDRAPWATPVLKHSIRQSLHAGLGGVWVRGSLPAGGAVLVPNHNSWWDGYVLRELAWWAGADFRVLMSARQLGRFPFLRRMGALEAGRVREAARSAQDGAWVAVFAEGAVQPPGPLAELQPGAAWIARTAGVPLIPVALRVVMRGGQWPEAYLRIGAAKTDLAEALAHELSLLDAELASSDPEQPLAGYLRVMAGRASGSDEVDWPARLLTLITGDQ
- a CDS encoding tetratricopeptide repeat protein, which translates into the protein MKLLTFGPLELQGTAFRREKPLLLLAYLSLRGTQERRTLARQFWPDAADPMNSLSVALGQLRHVSADLLRVTDTQVATPLECDVSDLLRACRSQDLDQARRIYRGAFAAGIGAGDLSDDLAEWLLATRESGADAYRRLLLGQARAAVDAGTGGAGVWAALAYAVPGAAPPDPETFGELHNLLAAERHPDAALLERQAAELGVALHAPSVSLTGRQAELARIMEVPPGQTLWLLGPAGIGKSALLAASVGTLLRGQGGRPHATLLALPEVPHPGPVTESAWAQVLSARSEPLLIDDWEACDPDSRRVLLALAATHAGPPLVIGSRERPPLPLPELTLRPLSALRAGELPLTGGIPALIHAHRQNLSLADAYAHLLALHPPRARQLLACLGIQETPDLKATQAALELGGEDMAAALERLNRACLLDGTRPTAPAALRAWLDTQPSLETEVLTLLAPHLLPADALPHYLRAHMLTGSSDLPGFQAVLADRTRALLAEDRQVEAHALLRPHAQSPETRLLLGRALDALGQHKEALKVLSELPDTPLVQVFRGRAVWRLGDRAGATTLANAGLNGDMEARAQAYNLLAALALAAQDYAQAHDCAQRSAALFMLLDDDLMRLKLVCCQAIAMQKLGRDVGPLLREMQESSLNQLPATVLLDIGWILEAQDQWTDALAYAQQAATNAESRQDLSTAAAAWNNVGVLHHKLGRADQAANAYSQAIHAARQGGEVRLLALSLGNLAELQESLPLIEEALSLLEGAGHDDLAVYFREQREAFRGRSGGG